Proteins encoded within one genomic window of Lysinibacillus louembei:
- a CDS encoding YbaB/EbfC family nucleoid-associated protein has translation MRGMGNMQGMMKKMQKMQKEMMEAQEALNAQQFEGSAGGGVVKVIMNGQREMLEVNLDESVVDPEDIEMLQDLIVVATNDALKKVEETTNSTMGKFTQGLNLPF, from the coding sequence ATGCGTGGTATGGGCAATATGCAAGGTATGATGAAAAAAATGCAAAAAATGCAAAAGGAAATGATGGAGGCACAGGAGGCTTTAAATGCACAGCAATTTGAAGGCTCAGCAGGTGGCGGTGTTGTGAAAGTAATCATGAACGGTCAACGCGAAATGCTTGAAGTAAACCTTGATGAATCTGTAGTAGATCCTGAAGATATCGAAATGTTACAAGACTTAATCGTTGTGGCAACGAATGATGCATTGAAAAAAGTAGAAGAAACTACAAATTCAACAATGGGTAAATTCACACAAGGCTTAAACCTTCCATTCTAG
- a CDS encoding YaaR family protein, protein MKINQDLRVLNTNRNELKPTPQSANRFGEMVVKQGSKMQTEQLTRLLGDISAAGERVARSRNLRELTRYKMLIKRFLQEAVDYGLEMKQSHTWNRFGEGRRLKIIETIDQRLVELAQDLLDEEKETIDLLAKIGEIKGLLINLYM, encoded by the coding sequence TTGAAAATTAATCAAGATTTACGTGTGCTGAACACAAATCGCAATGAACTAAAGCCTACACCGCAAAGCGCAAATCGTTTTGGAGAGATGGTTGTCAAGCAAGGCTCAAAAATGCAAACAGAGCAATTGACACGTTTGCTTGGTGATATTTCAGCAGCAGGAGAGCGTGTGGCAAGGTCGCGTAATTTACGTGAGCTGACACGTTATAAAATGCTTATTAAACGCTTTTTACAGGAAGCTGTTGATTATGGTCTTGAAATGAAGCAGTCGCATACGTGGAATCGCTTTGGTGAAGGCCGTCGTTTAAAAATCATTGAGACAATTGATCAACGTTTAGTTGAACTAGCGCAGGATTTGTTAGATGAGGAAAAGGAAACGATTGATCTGTTAGCTAAAATAGGCGAAATTAAAGGATTATTGATTAATCTATATATGTAA
- a CDS encoding DUF3298 domain-containing protein, translating into MDERLKKLEQQYKDVPIPKNLDLIVETSLKQRPKRRAPKWILGAVAATAIFTAGLNINPAMAKNLIGVPLLGDVVSVLTFVSYEVEEDTYSANIAVPKIAGKSEEIAALNEKYAAEGKALFEQFEKDVDWMNSNEGGHLGVDSGYIVATDTEQILSIGRYVVEMVGSSSTVMKYDTIDKQKEIVITLPSLFKDDAYVEKISTYIADQMRQEMKATNQDKMYWVSGAGLEDESLVDLFTKIKADQNFYITEQGKLVIVFDKYEVAPGYMGVVEFEIPTDVLQDTLVSNEYIH; encoded by the coding sequence ATGGATGAGCGTTTAAAAAAGCTAGAGCAGCAATATAAAGATGTACCGATACCTAAAAATCTTGATTTGATAGTAGAAACAAGCTTGAAGCAACGACCAAAAAGACGTGCCCCAAAATGGATTTTAGGCGCAGTTGCTGCAACAGCTATATTTACTGCTGGTTTAAATATTAATCCAGCAATGGCGAAAAACTTAATAGGTGTACCATTGCTAGGTGATGTAGTAAGTGTCCTCACATTTGTCAGCTATGAGGTGGAAGAGGACACATATTCAGCAAATATCGCTGTTCCAAAAATTGCTGGAAAATCAGAAGAAATAGCCGCATTAAATGAAAAATATGCAGCAGAAGGCAAGGCATTATTTGAGCAATTTGAAAAAGACGTTGACTGGATGAATTCAAATGAAGGTGGCCATTTAGGTGTAGATAGTGGCTATATCGTTGCAACAGATACAGAGCAAATTTTATCAATCGGTCGCTATGTAGTAGAAATGGTCGGGTCTTCATCGACTGTTATGAAATATGATACGATTGATAAGCAAAAGGAAATTGTTATTACATTACCAAGCTTATTTAAAGACGATGCTTATGTAGAGAAGATTAGCACTTATATCGCAGACCAAATGCGACAAGAAATGAAAGCGACAAATCAAGATAAAATGTACTGGGTAAGCGGTGCAGGTCTTGAGGATGAAAGCTTAGTGGACCTCTTTACAAAAATTAAAGCAGATCAAAACTTCTATATTACAGAGCAAGGTAAGCTTGTTATTGTTTTTGATAAATATGAAGTGGCACCTGGTTATATGGGTGTTGTAGAATTTGAAATACCGACAGATGTACTGCAAGACACACTTGTAAGCAACGAATATATTCATTAA
- a CDS encoding aminotransferase class I/II-fold pyridoxal phosphate-dependent enzyme yields the protein MKRERPLVEALEKFIKQEPYSLHVPGHKNGHISYLPADIQHALRYDVTELTGLDDFHQPEEAIAEAEELLRQTYGADRSFFLVNGSTIGNLAMIYAVCQKGDTVLVQRNAHKSIFHALELVGVKPVYVTPEWDELTCSATHIHVDVVKEALQHFQDVKAVILTSPTYYGVVTEHLKLIIDLCHTYQIPVLVDEAHGAHFCASTSFPVSALTLGADVVVQSAHKTLPAMTMASFLHVKSSLVEIDKVNRYLRMLQSSSPSYLLLASLDDARHYVSTYIEADAHYLMEKRAQWIESLRAIDYLTVIEVDDPLKLLLRVSGYTGFQLKEKLEKNHLYVELADTEQVLAILPLLKRGETYPFADMRIRIKEAVKELLTKEGAASPKLSTQFSLTKITIPEYSFQELAQLEKEWIPYMNAIGRIAASMIIPYPPGIPLFIPGEKITVAKLSQLEELLAIGAAFQGDHQLNKKQIYVIK from the coding sequence ATGAAGCGAGAACGACCACTTGTGGAGGCTTTAGAGAAATTTATTAAGCAAGAACCGTATTCGTTACATGTCCCAGGCCATAAAAATGGGCACATTTCATATTTGCCAGCTGACATACAGCATGCTTTACGTTATGATGTGACCGAATTAACAGGGTTGGATGATTTCCATCAACCGGAGGAGGCTATTGCAGAGGCAGAGGAATTGCTACGTCAAACGTATGGTGCAGATCGAAGCTTCTTTTTAGTGAATGGCTCGACAATAGGTAATTTAGCAATGATTTATGCAGTTTGTCAAAAAGGGGATACGGTTCTTGTACAACGTAATGCACATAAATCCATTTTTCATGCACTAGAGCTTGTAGGGGTAAAACCTGTTTATGTAACTCCAGAATGGGATGAGCTTACTTGTAGCGCAACACATATACATGTAGACGTTGTGAAAGAGGCGTTACAGCATTTTCAAGATGTGAAGGCAGTTATTTTAACATCGCCTACATACTATGGAGTTGTTACAGAGCACTTAAAGCTTATTATTGATTTGTGTCATACATATCAAATTCCAGTATTAGTGGATGAGGCACATGGGGCACATTTTTGTGCGAGCACCAGCTTCCCTGTATCCGCTTTAACATTAGGGGCTGATGTTGTTGTACAATCAGCACATAAAACATTGCCAGCGATGACGATGGCTTCATTTTTACATGTGAAATCGAGCTTAGTTGAAATTGACAAAGTCAATCGATATTTGCGCATGCTACAATCAAGCAGCCCATCATATTTATTGCTAGCTTCATTAGATGATGCAAGACATTATGTAAGCACATATATTGAAGCAGATGCCCATTATTTAATGGAAAAGCGAGCTCAATGGATTGAATCGCTACGAGCAATTGATTATTTAACAGTGATTGAAGTAGATGACCCTTTAAAGCTATTATTACGCGTTTCAGGCTATACAGGCTTCCAATTGAAAGAAAAGCTAGAGAAAAACCATTTATATGTAGAGCTAGCAGATACAGAGCAAGTGCTAGCAATTTTGCCGCTTTTAAAAAGAGGGGAGACATATCCTTTTGCAGATATGCGTATACGTATAAAAGAGGCTGTGAAAGAACTACTAACAAAAGAAGGTGCAGCTTCACCAAAGTTAAGTACGCAGTTCAGCTTAACGAAAATTACAATTCCTGAATATAGTTTTCAGGAATTGGCGCAATTAGAGAAGGAATGGATACCTTATATGAATGCAATAGGACGTATAGCAGCGTCGATGATTATTCCTTATCCCCCAGGAATTCCGCTCTTTATACCAGGAGAGAAAATTACTGTGGCAAAATTAAGTCAGCTTGAGGAACTGCTAGCGATAGGTGCAGCATTTCAAGGAGATCATCAATTAAATAAAAAGCAAATTTATGTCATAAAGTAG
- a CDS encoding pro-sigmaK processing inhibitor BofA family protein, which produces MFCRIHLQGVISIYKILGISMISLFVLFIVSKLNWTMIFEKLAVIWFKLAFAVMILFVAHLLLAMQGYVLPINIFSIATVTFLGIPGILCIAFTTFLLNF; this is translated from the coding sequence ATGTTCTGTAGAATACATTTGCAAGGAGTGATTAGTATTTATAAAATACTTGGCATTAGCATGATTTCGCTTTTCGTTCTATTCATCGTAAGTAAGCTGAATTGGACTATGATATTTGAAAAATTAGCGGTTATTTGGTTTAAGCTAGCTTTTGCAGTGATGATTTTGTTTGTTGCTCATTTATTGTTAGCGATGCAAGGTTATGTGCTACCAATTAATATTTTCTCAATAGCAACAGTGACGTTTTTAGGCATACCAGGCATACTATGCATAGCCTTCACAACTTTTTTATTAAATTTTTAA
- a CDS encoding LOG family protein, with protein MNIAVYCGSQIGKSGIYKEAAAQLGTALANAGHGVIYGGSNIGLMGQVADAALHAGGKVIGVMPTHLQQREIAHTSLTEIHFVESMHVRKAKMVELADAFIALPGGCGTLDEYFEVFTWAQIGLHEKPVILYNVNGFYDAIAQHFEKMLDEGFIRAEQRSLLHITTSAQQIIDILEASIKIDIT; from the coding sequence ATGAATATAGCAGTATATTGTGGTTCACAAATCGGGAAATCGGGCATATATAAAGAGGCGGCAGCACAGCTTGGCACAGCCTTAGCAAACGCGGGGCATGGTGTTATTTATGGGGGTTCTAATATTGGTTTAATGGGACAAGTGGCAGATGCAGCATTGCACGCGGGTGGCAAAGTAATTGGTGTGATGCCTACACATTTACAGCAGCGTGAAATTGCTCATACAAGCTTAACGGAAATTCACTTTGTTGAATCGATGCATGTACGAAAGGCAAAGATGGTGGAATTAGCGGATGCATTTATTGCATTGCCAGGTGGTTGCGGCACACTTGATGAGTATTTTGAAGTTTTCACTTGGGCGCAAATTGGCTTACATGAAAAGCCTGTCATTTTATACAATGTGAACGGCTTTTACGACGCCATCGCACAACACTTTGAAAAAATGCTAGATGAAGGCTTTATACGAGCAGAGCAACGCAGCTTGTTACATATTACAACATCTGCACAGCAAATCATCGACATTTTAGAGGCTAGTATAAAAATTGATATAACTTAA
- a CDS encoding YaaL family protein, whose protein sequence is MFFSRKGKLKKEFDEKLVSLMKETKEDWHNSKVIEELSDDFNLDIEAQRKAAESVHFFLFKEARIRRVNLK, encoded by the coding sequence ATGTTTTTTTCTCGAAAAGGAAAATTGAAAAAAGAATTCGATGAAAAATTAGTAAGCCTTATGAAAGAAACAAAGGAAGATTGGCATAATTCGAAAGTGATCGAAGAGTTATCAGATGACTTCAACTTAGACATTGAGGCACAACGAAAAGCTGCTGAGAGTGTGCACTTCTTCTTATTTAAGGAAGCTAGAATTCGCCGAGTAAACCTCAAATAA
- a CDS encoding RNA polymerase sigma factor has protein sequence MRDTYEQHYEAIYQYILFLTTNPAIVDDFVQETFIRFYHTKQVQNEKALLIRIARNLVYDHFRRKRLLKWLPLTKTDYEDEAPLPEDLLLRTQEVQELYKALAKIKMNYREVIVLRYIEELSVKEVAYYLELSEVQVKNYTAQGLKALRSIMGREEDV, from the coding sequence GTGCGTGATACATATGAGCAACACTATGAAGCAATTTATCAATACATACTCTTTTTAACGACAAACCCAGCAATTGTCGATGATTTTGTTCAAGAAACATTTATTCGCTTTTATCATACGAAACAAGTGCAAAATGAAAAAGCACTACTGATTCGAATTGCTCGCAACCTAGTGTATGACCATTTTAGGCGTAAACGGCTATTAAAATGGCTGCCATTAACTAAAACAGATTATGAAGATGAGGCTCCTTTACCTGAAGATTTGTTATTACGTACACAAGAAGTACAGGAGCTGTATAAGGCATTAGCGAAAATCAAAATGAATTATCGAGAAGTGATTGTTCTTCGTTATATTGAAGAATTATCAGTAAAAGAGGTTGCCTACTATTTAGAGCTATCAGAAGTACAAGTGAAGAACTACACTGCACAGGGGTTAAAAGCGCTACGAAGCATAATGGGGAGGGAAGAGGATGTTTGA
- the tmk gene encoding dTMP kinase — MVSNLFITFEGPDGAGKTSVLKDIIKRLEEHNVNFLATREPGGIRIAENIREVILNPAYTEMDAHTEALLYAAARSQHFYEKVVPALQAGKHVLCDRFIDSSLAYQGFARELGVDEVLSINEFAIGKNLPDLTIFFDLQPQVGLARIQANRADEINRLDVESLAFHEKVYAGYEEVLRRYPERIRIVDASKSLDEVIEDVWNILKEVIV, encoded by the coding sequence ATGGTAAGCAATTTATTTATTACGTTTGAAGGACCAGATGGAGCTGGAAAAACATCTGTGCTGAAGGATATTATAAAGCGTTTAGAGGAGCACAATGTAAACTTTCTAGCAACGAGGGAGCCCGGAGGAATTCGAATCGCTGAAAATATTAGAGAAGTCATTCTAAATCCAGCATATACAGAAATGGATGCACATACGGAGGCACTGCTTTATGCGGCAGCACGTAGTCAGCATTTTTATGAAAAAGTCGTACCTGCATTGCAAGCGGGCAAGCATGTGCTATGTGATCGATTTATTGACTCGTCACTTGCCTATCAAGGCTTTGCTAGAGAGCTTGGAGTAGATGAGGTCTTGAGTATTAATGAATTTGCAATAGGGAAAAATCTCCCGGATTTAACGATTTTCTTTGATTTGCAGCCACAAGTTGGTTTAGCTAGAATTCAAGCAAATCGTGCGGATGAAATTAATCGCTTAGATGTTGAAAGCTTGGCATTTCATGAAAAGGTTTATGCTGGCTATGAAGAGGTATTGCGTCGTTATCCAGAGCGCATTCGCATAGTAGATGCTTCAAAGTCATTAGATGAAGTAATTGAAGATGTTTGGAATATTTTAAAAGAGGTTATAGTTTAA
- the holB gene encoding DNA polymerase III subunit delta' has product MAHDMNELEMLQPVVIKQIQTIYEKNRMVHAYIFDGEKGSGKKAVTQFFVKLLLCENVSNNVPCETCRNCIRVDSGNHPNIRQIEPDGQFIKVDQVRELISEMTMTAAEQGRKIYVLHHADKLNVASANTLLKFLEEPDGDVMAILLTEQIQSILPTIRSRCQHIKFSQVPRQVIQQQLVEQGVTQSMAATVSMVANELETALFLAKDEQFAHARKTVLKLIEAVRKNVHESMLIVHEEWLPSFKERNEMEQALDLLLFAYRDIVALKANMEASCTYPDMLQAFKEIALHMTYEKLSNQMQAILQARQQLQRNMNRTLLMEQLMLNLQEGYTFV; this is encoded by the coding sequence ATGGCACATGATATGAATGAGCTGGAAATGCTACAGCCTGTAGTTATAAAGCAAATTCAAACAATTTACGAGAAAAATAGAATGGTCCATGCCTATATTTTTGATGGTGAAAAAGGAAGCGGAAAAAAGGCTGTTACGCAGTTTTTTGTGAAGCTTTTATTATGTGAAAATGTGTCGAATAATGTTCCATGTGAAACATGTCGAAATTGTATAAGAGTAGATTCAGGTAATCACCCAAACATTCGACAAATAGAACCAGATGGACAATTTATTAAAGTTGACCAAGTGAGAGAGCTTATTTCTGAAATGACAATGACGGCAGCAGAGCAGGGTCGTAAAATTTATGTGCTGCATCATGCGGATAAATTGAATGTCGCCTCTGCTAATACGCTGTTAAAGTTTTTAGAGGAGCCAGATGGTGATGTGATGGCAATTTTACTAACAGAGCAAATTCAATCTATATTGCCAACAATACGCTCACGTTGTCAGCATATAAAATTTTCACAAGTACCACGACAGGTGATTCAACAGCAATTAGTAGAGCAAGGTGTCACACAGTCGATGGCAGCTACGGTAAGCATGGTAGCGAATGAACTAGAAACAGCACTTTTTTTAGCGAAAGATGAGCAATTTGCACATGCAAGAAAAACAGTGTTAAAATTAATAGAAGCTGTCAGAAAAAATGTCCATGAATCGATGTTGATCGTCCATGAGGAATGGTTACCTTCCTTTAAAGAAAGAAATGAGATGGAGCAGGCGCTGGATTTACTGCTATTTGCTTATCGCGATATTGTTGCATTAAAAGCAAATATGGAAGCGTCTTGTACATATCCAGATATGTTACAAGCTTTTAAGGAAATCGCCTTACACATGACATACGAGAAACTATCGAATCAAATGCAGGCAATTTTACAAGCTAGACAGCAGCTACAACGTAATATGAATAGGACGTTGTTGATGGAGCAGCTTATGCTGAATCTGCAGGAGGGGTACACATTTGTATAA
- a CDS encoding cyclic-di-AMP receptor produces the protein MKLVVAVVQDQDSNRLSNALTKNNFRATKLASTGGFLRSGNTTFLIGTDDSLIPKLLDIIRENCRAREQMVAPVSPMGGNADSYIPYPVEVEVGGATVFVLPIEQFHHF, from the coding sequence ATGAAATTAGTAGTAGCCGTTGTACAAGATCAAGACAGCAACCGTTTATCAAATGCATTAACAAAAAATAATTTCCGAGCAACTAAGCTAGCAAGTACAGGTGGATTTTTACGTTCAGGAAATACGACATTTTTAATTGGTACGGACGATTCATTAATACCTAAGCTTTTGGATATTATTAGAGAAAACTGTCGAGCGCGAGAACAAATGGTAGCACCAGTTTCACCGATGGGAGGCAATGCCGACTCCTATATCCCATATCCTGTTGAAGTAGAAGTTGGTGGCGCTACGGTGTTTGTATTACCAATTGAGCAGTTCCATCATTTCTAA
- a CDS encoding sigma-70 family RNA polymerase sigma factor, with protein sequence MSNSRAEQNLITFIRNNKERFYYLAYSYTKNEQDALDVVQDSIQKALQSLHTLQNEDQMRSWFYKIVVRTAIDFLRKHKRQQVMEDDKLVHLTPQQIDTYENTDLEIALDNLPTVYREVVILRYFEDLKIEDVARVLDTNISTIKSRLYKALKLLRIQLQEEEGL encoded by the coding sequence ATGAGTAATTCGCGCGCGGAACAAAATTTAATAACATTTATCCGAAACAACAAGGAGCGCTTTTATTATCTTGCTTATAGCTATACAAAAAATGAGCAGGATGCGTTAGATGTTGTGCAGGACAGTATTCAAAAAGCATTACAATCTCTTCATACATTGCAAAATGAAGATCAAATGAGGAGCTGGTTTTATAAAATTGTCGTGCGCACAGCTATCGATTTCCTCCGTAAGCATAAGCGTCAACAGGTAATGGAAGATGACAAACTTGTGCACTTAACGCCACAGCAAATCGACACGTATGAAAATACGGATCTAGAAATAGCGCTAGATAACTTACCGACCGTTTATCGAGAAGTCGTTATTTTACGTTATTTCGAAGATTTAAAAATAGAGGATGTTGCAAGGGTGTTAGATACAAATATTAGCACAATTAAATCCAGATTGTATAAGGCGTTAAAGCTATTAAGGATACAACTACAAGAGGAAGAAGGTTTGTAA
- the dnaX gene encoding DNA polymerase III subunit gamma/tau, translated as MTYQAFYRVYRPQSFREMSGQVHIKRTLQNALLANKTTHAYLFSGPRGTGKTSTARIFAKTLNCEHAPTSEPCNECATCKSITEGSHPDIIEFDAASNSRVEEMRDVIEKVHFTPANARFKVYIIDEVHMLSTSAFNALLKTLEEPPAHVVFVLATTEPHKLPATIISRCQRFDFKRFSSIDILERLKVVLEDIDLPFEEQALKVITQAAAGGMRDALSLLDQVVSFSKDVVKVEDALFVTGSVSQDVFYELTLAIQQKDVAKVLVLLEQLVADGKEPLRLTEDLITFFRDLLLLQTGGDLSELLELVTMEDKFIQLAQQFSADTLYGFIDTLSQTQQEMRFSHHTKIYLETALLKITQFTSSPVATVGVNPALEEKVVTLERLVQQLTEQLANGNPVQQEKQAPRQRAKTPNGFKPQTGRIYEVLKGATKEDIQKIKSAWAQGLNQMQKSQAALLAEAEPVAASSSAFVLKFKYDIHCQMVAENQSLLTMFTQTLAAQIGTVYEVLCIPESSWLELRENFIRDNGLNTKSSEQVQEEAQPFIDDAQPIASQDPLIVEAEALFGKDFVEVIEE; from the coding sequence TTGACGTATCAAGCATTTTATCGTGTCTATCGCCCTCAGTCTTTTCGGGAAATGTCAGGGCAGGTACATATAAAAAGAACGCTACAAAATGCCCTCCTCGCAAATAAAACAACGCATGCGTATCTTTTTTCGGGTCCGCGTGGTACAGGGAAAACGAGTACGGCTAGAATTTTTGCGAAAACTTTAAACTGTGAGCATGCCCCAACGAGTGAGCCATGTAATGAATGTGCTACGTGTAAAAGCATTACAGAAGGCTCCCACCCAGATATTATTGAATTCGATGCAGCCTCTAACTCACGCGTAGAAGAAATGCGCGATGTAATCGAAAAAGTTCATTTTACACCAGCAAATGCACGCTTTAAAGTTTATATTATTGACGAGGTACATATGCTATCGACAAGTGCCTTTAATGCGTTGCTCAAAACATTGGAGGAGCCACCAGCCCATGTCGTATTCGTTTTAGCAACGACAGAACCCCATAAGCTACCAGCCACAATTATTTCACGTTGTCAACGCTTTGATTTTAAACGTTTTTCTTCTATTGATATTTTAGAGCGTTTGAAAGTGGTCTTGGAGGATATTGACCTTCCATTTGAGGAACAAGCATTAAAAGTTATTACACAAGCAGCTGCTGGGGGGATGCGTGATGCATTAAGCTTGCTAGATCAAGTTGTCTCCTTTAGTAAGGATGTTGTGAAAGTTGAGGATGCGCTTTTTGTAACAGGCTCTGTAAGCCAAGACGTGTTTTACGAGCTGACACTTGCGATACAGCAAAAGGATGTAGCAAAAGTATTAGTTTTGTTAGAGCAGCTAGTTGCGGATGGAAAAGAGCCGCTACGCTTAACAGAGGATCTTATTACCTTTTTCCGCGACCTGTTACTACTACAGACAGGCGGAGATTTAAGCGAGCTGCTAGAGCTTGTTACAATGGAGGATAAGTTCATTCAATTAGCGCAGCAGTTTTCAGCAGATACGCTGTATGGTTTTATTGATACATTGTCACAAACACAGCAAGAAATGCGCTTTTCGCATCATACGAAAATCTACTTAGAAACAGCTTTATTAAAAATAACGCAATTTACATCAAGCCCCGTAGCAACTGTAGGTGTTAATCCAGCTTTAGAGGAAAAGGTTGTCACATTAGAGAGACTTGTTCAACAGCTGACGGAGCAATTAGCAAATGGCAACCCCGTGCAACAGGAAAAGCAGGCACCTCGTCAAAGGGCGAAAACGCCGAATGGCTTCAAGCCGCAAACAGGCCGCATTTACGAAGTGCTGAAAGGCGCAACAAAGGAAGACATACAAAAAATCAAATCAGCTTGGGCGCAAGGCTTAAACCAAATGCAAAAATCACAGGCCGCACTTTTAGCAGAAGCAGAGCCCGTTGCAGCATCTTCTAGTGCTTTTGTGTTAAAATTCAAGTATGATATACATTGTCAAATGGTAGCTGAAAATCAATCTTTATTAACGATGTTTACGCAAACATTAGCAGCTCAAATTGGTACAGTGTATGAGGTGCTGTGTATTCCAGAAAGCTCGTGGCTTGAGCTACGAGAAAACTTTATTCGTGATAACGGTTTAAATACTAAAAGTAGCGAGCAGGTTCAGGAAGAGGCGCAACCATTTATTGATGATGCACAGCCAATAGCATCTCAGGACCCACTGATCGTGGAGGCTGAGGCATTATTCGGTAAAGATTTTGTTGAAGTTATCGAGGAATAA
- the recR gene encoding recombination mediator RecR: protein MHYPEPISKLIDSFMKLPGIGPKTAARLAFFVLTMKEDTVLSFAKALVDAKRNLMYCSQCGHITDVDPCHICADKQRDVSMICVVQDPKDVIAMEKMRDYNGMYHVLHGAISPIEGVGPEDINIASLLTRLHDERVQELILATNPTIEGEATAMYISRLVKPSGIRTTRIAHGLPVGGDLEYADEVTLSKALEGRREL, encoded by the coding sequence ATGCACTATCCTGAACCAATTTCAAAGCTTATTGATAGCTTTATGAAACTGCCAGGCATTGGGCCGAAAACTGCGGCTCGTCTGGCATTTTTCGTGTTAACAATGAAGGAAGATACGGTTTTATCGTTTGCAAAAGCATTAGTTGATGCAAAGCGTAATTTAATGTACTGTTCCCAATGTGGTCATATAACGGATGTTGATCCATGCCACATCTGCGCAGATAAGCAACGTGACGTATCGATGATTTGTGTAGTACAAGATCCAAAAGATGTTATCGCAATGGAAAAAATGCGTGATTATAATGGAATGTATCACGTATTACATGGCGCAATCTCACCTATTGAAGGTGTTGGACCTGAGGATATTAATATTGCTTCTTTATTAACTAGGCTACATGATGAGCGTGTGCAAGAGCTCATTTTAGCAACAAACCCTACAATTGAAGGGGAAGCAACGGCGATGTACATTTCTCGCCTTGTCAAGCCCTCTGGTATTCGAACAACGAGAATCGCTCATGGTTTACCTGTAGGTGGCGACTTGGAGTATGCCGATGAAGTTACTTTATCTAAAGCGTTGGAAGGTAGACGCGAGCTGTAA